The Microbacterium horticulturae genome has a window encoding:
- a CDS encoding ABC transporter ATP-binding protein: MPETLAQPQPSATPRGGTPLLEVRNLSVTFPQRSGDVRAVRDISYTIEEGEFLGIVGESGSGKSVSSLAIMGLLPDTAVIEGEILYNGTSLLKMNDRHLSHIRGSEIAMVFQDPLSALTPVYTVGDQISEALRLHDRALSKQAAAARAVELLKIVGIPDPTRRAQAFPHEYSGGMRQRAMIAMAIANDPRLIIADEPTTALDVTIQAQILEVLQEAKRLTGAAVSLITHDLGVVAGQADRVAVMYAGKLVESGTVDQVFTEPTMPYTIGLLRSVPNIRTAGTSRLVPLEGRPPSLANLPKGCPFAARCPAAIDICRAEEPTLVEHGGPDGHLSACHRSGEILSGELTRPEIFPRPEALVAREVPADAEPVLVVKDLKKHFPLMKGGVFRRQVGTVRAVDGVSFHLKPGRTLAIVGESGCGKTTTILELLELVKPQSGSIEVVGKDVAKLTSHTRRQVRSDIQIVFQDPAAAVDPRLPIGDVVGEPLLAQGVSREKRNERVSELLDLVGLDPSMLDRYPHEFSGGQRQRIGIARGLATDPKILVLDEPVSALDVSIQAGVINLLQDLRDQLGLSLIFVAHDLAVVRQIADDVAVMYLGKIVEYGEIAEVFDRPKHPYTQALMSAAPIPDPAIERTRERVLLQGDLPSPAERIDGCRFRTRCPLYRILGDAERALCDAKDPELIDHNGDLVACHHVDRNTLVVG; this comes from the coding sequence GTGCCTGAGACTCTCGCTCAGCCGCAGCCGTCGGCCACACCTCGCGGGGGCACGCCCCTGCTCGAGGTCCGCAACCTGTCCGTGACGTTCCCGCAGCGATCGGGCGACGTGCGCGCTGTGCGCGACATCAGCTACACCATTGAAGAGGGCGAGTTCCTCGGCATCGTCGGCGAATCCGGATCGGGCAAGTCCGTCTCGTCGCTGGCGATCATGGGGCTCCTGCCCGACACCGCCGTGATCGAGGGCGAGATCCTCTACAACGGCACCTCGCTGCTGAAGATGAACGATCGGCACCTCAGCCACATCCGCGGCAGTGAGATCGCCATGGTCTTCCAGGACCCGCTCTCGGCGCTCACACCGGTGTACACCGTCGGCGATCAGATCTCCGAAGCCCTGCGGCTCCATGACAGGGCCCTCAGCAAGCAAGCCGCTGCTGCACGCGCGGTGGAGCTGCTCAAGATCGTCGGGATCCCCGACCCGACACGGCGTGCGCAGGCGTTCCCCCACGAGTACTCGGGCGGCATGCGCCAGCGCGCGATGATCGCGATGGCGATCGCCAACGATCCTCGCCTGATCATCGCCGACGAGCCCACCACGGCGCTCGACGTCACGATCCAGGCCCAGATCCTCGAGGTGCTGCAAGAGGCCAAGCGTCTCACCGGTGCCGCGGTGTCATTGATCACGCACGACCTCGGGGTCGTCGCCGGTCAAGCTGACCGGGTCGCGGTGATGTACGCCGGAAAGCTCGTGGAGTCGGGCACGGTCGATCAGGTCTTCACCGAGCCGACCATGCCCTACACGATCGGTCTGCTGCGGTCGGTGCCGAACATCCGGACCGCCGGCACCAGCCGACTCGTGCCGCTGGAGGGGCGGCCGCCGTCGCTGGCGAACCTGCCGAAGGGCTGCCCGTTCGCCGCGCGCTGCCCGGCCGCCATCGACATCTGCCGCGCCGAAGAGCCGACGCTCGTCGAACATGGCGGGCCGGACGGCCACCTGTCGGCCTGCCACCGTTCGGGCGAGATCCTCTCGGGCGAGCTCACCCGGCCCGAGATCTTCCCCCGGCCGGAGGCTCTCGTGGCCCGCGAGGTGCCGGCCGATGCCGAGCCGGTCCTGGTCGTCAAGGACCTCAAGAAGCACTTCCCGCTGATGAAGGGCGGGGTGTTCCGCCGTCAGGTGGGCACGGTGCGCGCGGTCGACGGCGTCTCCTTCCACCTCAAGCCGGGGCGGACGCTCGCGATCGTCGGAGAGTCCGGCTGCGGCAAGACCACGACGATCCTCGAGCTCCTGGAGCTCGTCAAGCCCCAGTCGGGCTCGATCGAAGTCGTCGGCAAAGATGTGGCGAAGCTCACCTCCCACACGCGCCGGCAAGTGCGCAGCGACATCCAGATCGTCTTCCAGGACCCGGCCGCGGCCGTGGACCCGCGCCTGCCGATCGGCGATGTCGTCGGCGAGCCGCTGCTGGCCCAGGGTGTGTCGCGTGAGAAGCGCAACGAGCGCGTCTCCGAGCTCCTTGATCTCGTGGGTTTGGACCCGTCGATGCTCGACCGCTACCCGCACGAGTTCTCGGGCGGCCAGCGTCAGCGCATCGGCATCGCACGAGGACTCGCGACCGACCCGAAGATCCTCGTGCTCGACGAGCCGGTCTCCGCGCTCGACGTGTCGATCCAGGCGGGCGTCATCAACCTGCTGCAGGATCTGCGCGACCAGCTCGGCCTCTCGCTGATCTTCGTCGCACACGACCTGGCGGTGGTGCGGCAGATCGCCGACGACGTCGCGGTCATGTATCTCGGCAAGATCGTCGAGTACGGCGAGATCGCCGAGGTCTTCGACCGCCCGAAGCACCCGTACACGCAGGCGCTGATGTCGGCGGCGCCGATCCCCGACCCGGCGATCGAGCGCACGCGCGAGCGGGTGCTGTTGCAGGGAGACCTGCCGAGCCCGGCGGAGCGGATCGATGGATGCCGCTTCCGCACCCGCTGCCCGCTGTACCGAATCCTCGGCGACGCGGAGCGTGCATTGTGCGACGCGAAGGACCCGGAGCTCATCGATCACAACGGCGACCTGGTCGCCTGCCACCACGTGGATCGGAACACCCTGGTCGTCGGCTGA
- a CDS encoding ABC transporter permease produces MAMPEAGLLTQSDDAAAEPEEIETVLAAKPASRGRVIWRRLQHSPRFWIGGVVIVFFVLWAIFGQFLTQWSPTDQDVDNMNYPPTVLHWFGTDILGHDLFAQIVSGLQKSLIIGFIAGPASTIIAGVLGATAGYLGGAAEKAIAWVIDLLLVLPAFFILILLYPFTKGSWVVMMIFLAVTGWMIMAQVIRNQTRSLREREFVKAARYMGFGTWSVVRRHIIPNVASLLIIDATLGIAAMILAETSLSFFGFGVQPPAVSLGTLLANGQSAATTRPWLFLFPAGTLILLLLAISLVGDALRDAIDPTSGVNRA; encoded by the coding sequence ATGGCCATGCCCGAAGCAGGGCTGCTCACCCAGTCCGACGACGCCGCAGCCGAGCCCGAAGAGATCGAGACGGTCCTGGCCGCCAAGCCGGCCTCACGTGGCCGGGTCATCTGGCGCCGACTGCAGCACTCGCCCCGATTCTGGATCGGCGGCGTCGTCATCGTCTTCTTCGTCCTGTGGGCGATCTTCGGCCAGTTCTTGACGCAGTGGTCGCCGACCGATCAGGACGTCGACAACATGAACTACCCGCCGACCGTCCTGCACTGGTTCGGCACCGACATTCTCGGGCACGACCTGTTCGCGCAGATAGTGTCGGGTTTGCAGAAGTCGTTGATCATCGGCTTCATCGCCGGCCCCGCGTCCACGATCATCGCCGGTGTCCTCGGCGCGACCGCCGGCTACTTGGGCGGCGCGGCAGAGAAGGCGATCGCGTGGGTGATCGACCTGCTGCTGGTTCTGCCGGCGTTCTTCATCCTGATCCTGTTGTACCCCTTCACGAAGGGCAGCTGGGTGGTGATGATGATCTTCCTCGCGGTGACCGGCTGGATGATCATGGCGCAGGTGATCCGCAACCAGACGCGCTCGCTTCGCGAGCGTGAGTTCGTCAAGGCCGCGCGGTACATGGGCTTCGGGACGTGGTCGGTGGTCCGTCGACACATCATCCCGAACGTGGCGTCGCTGCTGATCATCGACGCGACGCTGGGGATCGCGGCCATGATCCTTGCCGAGACGAGCCTGAGCTTCTTCGGCTTCGGCGTCCAGCCGCCCGCCGTCTCGCTGGGCACGCTGCTGGCCAACGGCCAGTCGGCAGCCACGACGCGGCCGTGGCTGTTCCTCTTCCCGGCCGGCACGCTGATCTTGCTGCTGCTGGCCATCAGCCTCGTCGGTGACGCGCTGCGCGATGCCATCGACCCGACCTCGGGGGTGAACCGTGCCTGA
- a CDS encoding ABC transporter permease has protein sequence MTIYILRRVFNYLILTAVASSLAYVLASIGLNPVWELENRHPKPPQSSIDQLLNAWGVNPEVPLIQRVWTWFTNIFHGDLGLTVGNQPVTQQLLVRAGVSLQLLLIGSILGAVLGVVLGVWGAVRQYKLSDQVVTIVSYIVFATPVFVMGILFMIVATNLNDLLGIQLITFSGQYSANAPDGFWPQLGDRISHALLPTLVLMIAGAASYSRYQRNAMLDVLGADYIRTARSKGRTRGSALVRHGVRIALIPMSTFFAYSFGTLVAGSAMLEIVFSWHGMGELAIQSIQQNDINSVAGSTLFVAILILCSSTLSEILYAALDPRVRR, from the coding sequence ATGACCATCTACATCCTCCGGAGGGTCTTCAACTACCTGATCCTCACGGCCGTGGCATCATCGCTGGCGTACGTCCTCGCCAGCATCGGGCTCAACCCCGTGTGGGAGCTCGAGAACCGGCATCCCAAGCCCCCGCAGTCGTCGATCGACCAGCTGCTGAACGCGTGGGGAGTGAACCCCGAGGTCCCGCTCATCCAGCGCGTGTGGACCTGGTTCACGAACATCTTCCACGGCGACCTCGGGCTGACCGTCGGCAACCAGCCGGTCACCCAGCAGCTCCTGGTCCGTGCCGGCGTGAGCCTGCAGCTCCTGCTCATCGGGTCGATCCTCGGAGCCGTGCTCGGTGTGGTGCTCGGCGTATGGGGCGCGGTGCGCCAGTACAAGCTCAGCGACCAGGTCGTGACGATCGTCTCCTACATCGTCTTCGCGACCCCGGTGTTCGTCATGGGCATCCTGTTCATGATCGTCGCCACCAACCTGAACGATCTGCTGGGCATCCAACTCATAACATTCAGTGGTCAATACTCGGCGAATGCGCCAGACGGGTTCTGGCCGCAATTGGGCGATCGGATATCTCACGCGCTGCTGCCCACGCTCGTGCTGATGATCGCCGGTGCCGCCTCGTACAGCCGCTACCAGCGCAACGCCATGCTCGACGTGCTCGGGGCCGACTACATCCGCACCGCGCGTTCCAAGGGCCGCACGCGCGGGTCTGCGCTGGTGCGTCACGGCGTGCGCATCGCACTCATCCCGATGTCGACGTTCTTCGCCTACAGCTTCGGCACCCTGGTCGCCGGCTCTGCAATGCTCGAGATCGTCTTCAGCTGGCACGGAATGGGTGAGCTCGCGATCCAGTCGATCCAGCAGAACGACATCAACTCCGTTGCAGGCTCCACACTGTTCGTCGCGATCCTCATCCTGTGCTCGTCGACGCTGTCCGAGATCCTGTATGCGGCACTCGACCCGAGAGTGAGGCGCTGA
- a CDS encoding PH domain-containing protein encodes MTKDLAEGGTVVLRAVMSTVVFWVVVVVAAFFVSDALIRGRWSTGLRAVGVLLFVLWALWVFLYRMSIVVDQHAVTARNLLRDTRIPWGLIADFDRRYQVRVILHDGTAVDCWGSPFPQRTVSNRSQGSRRPGTGTDVEWKGVTSEAPHTIRSSPAQGPDPTVELLRALGASAAPGPSGEVRRGWDTPALLIGAACAVCALIAVLV; translated from the coding sequence ATGACGAAGGACCTCGCCGAAGGCGGCACGGTCGTGCTGCGTGCGGTCATGTCGACCGTCGTGTTCTGGGTGGTGGTCGTCGTCGCGGCGTTCTTCGTCTCCGACGCGCTGATCCGCGGACGCTGGAGTACCGGCCTGCGCGCAGTGGGCGTGCTGCTGTTCGTGCTGTGGGCGCTGTGGGTGTTCCTGTACCGGATGAGCATCGTCGTCGATCAACATGCGGTGACGGCACGGAATCTGCTGCGCGACACCAGGATCCCCTGGGGGCTCATCGCCGATTTCGATCGCCGGTACCAGGTGCGTGTCATCCTCCACGACGGCACCGCCGTCGACTGCTGGGGGAGCCCGTTCCCTCAGCGGACGGTGTCGAACCGTTCGCAAGGTTCACGCCGTCCGGGTACCGGGACGGACGTCGAGTGGAAGGGCGTCACTTCGGAGGCTCCCCACACGATACGATCCTCGCCGGCGCAGGGACCGGACCCCACCGTCGAGCTGCTCCGCGCGCTCGGCGCATCGGCTGCGCCGGGGCCCTCCGGTGAGGTCAGGAGGGGATGGGACACGCCCGCACTGTTGATCGGAGCCGCTTGTGCGGTCTGCGCACTCATCGCGGTCCTGGTCTGA
- a CDS encoding PH domain-containing protein produces the protein MTQTLLLAPWPLLALWGVYISAFASSLEVDAQGATVQNLLRVVRIPWGRVRELEWRWQVVFALDDETVVRAVGGPLEGRGGRRPGSREGTPEHVRAQFEYAQRLYDGRDAASDAPVHKGWDVPGVIAGVVLVVWAGAALLIAGSPS, from the coding sequence ATGACGCAGACCCTGCTGCTCGCGCCGTGGCCGTTGCTGGCCCTGTGGGGCGTGTACATCTCCGCATTCGCGTCGAGTCTCGAGGTCGACGCCCAGGGCGCCACCGTGCAGAACCTGCTACGCGTGGTCCGCATCCCCTGGGGGCGGGTGCGCGAGCTCGAATGGCGCTGGCAGGTGGTGTTCGCTCTCGATGACGAAACCGTCGTCCGCGCGGTGGGCGGACCGCTCGAGGGGAGGGGCGGCCGTCGTCCCGGCTCGCGTGAGGGCACCCCCGAGCATGTGCGTGCGCAGTTCGAGTACGCGCAGCGGCTGTACGACGGGCGGGATGCCGCATCCGACGCACCCGTGCACAAGGGCTGGGATGTGCCCGGCGTCATCGCCGGAGTGGTACTGGTGGTCTGGGCCGGTGCGGCCCTGCTGATCGCCGGGAGCCCCTCATGA
- a CDS encoding dipeptide ABC transporter ATP-binding protein, translating into MSDAIDTPLLSIRGLKVAFRTQKTENEVLHGIDLDLFAGETLAIVGESGSGKSTTASAIVNLLPGTGHVTAGSITLDGRELTALTRAEMERVRGRDIGFVPQDPMSNLNPVWSIGFQVKEAVRANGIARGRRAVKQRAIEVLKQAGLADADRRLHQYPHQFSGGMRQRALISIGLAADPKLLIADEPTSALDVTVQRVILDHMASLTREKGTSVLLITHDLGLAAERAEKIVVMQHGHIVEAGPSREILENPLHPYTQKLVAAAPSIASHRIQATVERRGIEHEADIDIVPAVRVQDLTKDYKIRTGGFGSVPFRAVDAVTFDIPKGKTLALVGESGSGKSTVAKMVLNIEEPTAGAIEIDGKSSANLNGRELLDLRRRMQPVFQDPYGSLDPLRNIGNTIAEPLEIHRIGDKKSRRERVVELLDQVSLPQELATRYPNELSGGQRQRVAIARALALKPDIVVLDEAVSALDVLVQDQILKLLAELQNELDLTYLFITHDLAVVRVVADTVCVMEKGRVVEHGTVDEIFANPAEEYTQRLLDAIPGASIPLGGGLN; encoded by the coding sequence ATGAGCGACGCCATCGACACTCCGCTGCTGAGCATCCGCGGCCTTAAGGTCGCGTTCCGCACGCAGAAGACCGAGAACGAAGTGCTGCACGGTATCGACCTCGACCTGTTCGCGGGGGAGACCCTGGCGATCGTGGGCGAGTCGGGCTCGGGCAAGTCGACGACGGCCTCGGCGATCGTCAACTTGCTGCCGGGGACCGGACACGTCACGGCCGGCAGCATCACGCTCGACGGGCGCGAGTTGACCGCCCTCACGCGCGCCGAGATGGAGCGCGTGCGCGGCCGAGACATCGGTTTCGTCCCCCAGGATCCGATGTCGAACCTGAACCCGGTGTGGTCCATCGGCTTCCAGGTGAAAGAGGCCGTGCGGGCCAACGGCATCGCCCGCGGACGGCGCGCCGTCAAGCAGCGCGCCATCGAGGTGCTCAAGCAGGCGGGGCTCGCGGATGCCGATCGGCGGCTGCACCAGTACCCGCACCAGTTCTCCGGCGGCATGCGCCAGCGCGCGCTGATCAGCATCGGCCTGGCGGCCGACCCCAAGCTGCTCATCGCCGACGAACCGACCAGTGCGCTCGACGTCACCGTGCAGCGCGTGATCCTCGACCACATGGCCTCGCTGACGCGCGAGAAGGGCACTTCGGTGCTGCTGATCACGCACGACCTCGGGCTTGCCGCCGAGCGCGCCGAGAAGATCGTCGTGATGCAGCACGGCCACATCGTCGAGGCCGGTCCCAGCCGCGAGATCCTCGAGAACCCGCTGCACCCGTACACGCAGAAGCTCGTGGCGGCGGCCCCGAGCATTGCGTCGCACCGCATCCAGGCGACGGTCGAGCGGCGCGGCATCGAGCACGAGGCCGACATCGACATCGTCCCCGCCGTGCGCGTGCAGGACCTCACCAAGGACTACAAGATCCGCACCGGCGGATTCGGGTCGGTGCCGTTCCGGGCGGTGGATGCCGTCACGTTCGACATCCCCAAGGGAAAGACGCTTGCGCTGGTCGGCGAGTCGGGGTCGGGCAAATCGACTGTGGCGAAGATGGTGCTCAACATCGAGGAGCCGACCGCGGGCGCGATCGAGATCGACGGCAAGAGTTCGGCAAATCTCAACGGGCGCGAGCTGCTCGATCTGCGCCGGCGCATGCAGCCGGTGTTCCAGGACCCGTACGGCTCGCTGGACCCGCTGCGCAACATCGGCAACACCATCGCCGAGCCTCTGGAGATCCATCGGATCGGCGACAAGAAGTCCCGACGCGAGCGGGTCGTCGAGTTGCTCGACCAGGTGTCGCTGCCGCAGGAGCTCGCCACGCGGTATCCGAACGAGCTGTCGGGGGGTCAGCGCCAGCGCGTGGCGATCGCGCGCGCCCTGGCGCTCAAGCCCGACATCGTGGTGCTCGATGAGGCGGTGTCCGCGCTGGACGTCCTCGTGCAGGATCAGATCCTGAAGCTGCTCGCCGAACTGCAGAACGAGCTCGATCTGACCTACCTTTTCATCACACACGACCTCGCGGTCGTCCGCGTCGTCGCCGACACTGTCTGTGTGATGGAGAAGGGCCGCGTGGTCGAGCACGGCACGGTCGACGAGATCTTCGCGAACCCGGCCGAGGAGTACACCCAGCGGCTGCTGGATGCCATCCCGGGTGCATCGATCCCGCTCGGCGGTGGTCTCAACTGA
- a CDS encoding ABC transporter permease, which translates to MSSDSRATHYVAPVETTTITVDAVKVAAKPTSLWSDAWRDIRNRPTFWISVAIVIVVLLMAFWPTLFTHTDPKSCSLDFSNGGPSRGHPLGFTFQGCDIYARIVWGTRVSVSVGLLSTIIGSVIGLIMGSLAGYYGGWLDSVLSRVGDIFFSIPYILAAVVVMTVFAQYRNVLTLSIAIGGFAWAATARVVRAEVLRVRQSDFVTASRALGKSNFGTLVSHVLPNAIAPLLVVSTLSLAAAIVAEATLAFLGVGLGDTISWGTEISNAQTQIRVQPMSLIYPSLFLTVTVLAFIMLGELIRDALDPRARAQR; encoded by the coding sequence ATGTCAAGTGATTCCCGCGCGACGCACTACGTCGCCCCTGTCGAGACGACGACGATCACCGTCGACGCCGTCAAGGTCGCTGCGAAGCCGACGAGCCTCTGGTCCGACGCCTGGCGCGACATCCGAAACCGTCCTACCTTCTGGATCTCGGTGGCCATCGTCATCGTGGTCCTGCTCATGGCCTTCTGGCCGACGCTGTTCACACACACCGATCCGAAGTCGTGCAGTCTCGACTTCTCGAACGGCGGCCCTTCGCGGGGCCATCCGCTGGGCTTCACCTTCCAGGGCTGTGACATCTACGCCCGCATCGTGTGGGGCACGCGCGTCTCGGTGTCGGTCGGTCTGCTCTCGACCATCATCGGCTCGGTCATCGGCCTGATCATGGGGTCGCTGGCCGGCTACTACGGCGGTTGGCTCGACTCCGTGCTCTCGCGCGTGGGCGACATCTTCTTCTCGATTCCCTACATCCTCGCCGCGGTGGTCGTGATGACCGTGTTCGCGCAGTACCGCAACGTGCTGACCCTGTCGATCGCCATCGGCGGGTTCGCGTGGGCCGCGACGGCGCGCGTGGTGCGGGCCGAGGTGCTCCGGGTGCGCCAGTCCGATTTCGTGACGGCATCCCGCGCCCTCGGCAAGTCGAATTTCGGAACTCTGGTGTCGCACGTCCTCCCGAATGCGATCGCCCCGCTGCTGGTGGTGTCGACCCTGAGCCTGGCCGCCGCGATCGTCGCCGAGGCGACGCTGGCGTTCCTGGGCGTGGGCCTGGGCGACACGATCTCGTGGGGCACGGAGATCAGCAACGCGCAGACGCAGATCCGCGTGCAGCCGATGTCGCTGATCTACCCGTCGCTCTTCCTGACCGTCACGGTGCTGGCGTTCATCATGCTGGGCGAACTCATCCGAGATGCCCTCGACCCGAGAGCGAGGGCCCAGCGATGA
- a CDS encoding ABC transporter permease, with protein MFAYIVRRLLQLIPVFIGATLLIYFLVFAMPGDPIAALFGDHQPGPELIAQLRAQYHLDQPFLVQYWYYLTGILRGDMGTTFSGQSVNEVLARTLPVTARLAVMSIAIEFVLSIVIGTISALRKGKLFDHAALIAGLVFLSVPVFVLGFVAQYFLAIKLGWFKPTVGADNGWNGLWLPALVLGVSLFATSMRLMRGSVIETRNQDWVRTAYSKGLSRGRVLPVHVMRNSLIPMITNSATNFGVLLVGATVTEAVFNIPGVGNTLYHATLQHEGPTIVSFVTVFVILYVLVNLLVDLLYGLLDPRIRYVK; from the coding sequence ATGTTCGCATACATCGTGCGACGCCTTCTGCAGCTGATACCCGTGTTCATCGGGGCGACGCTGCTCATCTACTTCCTGGTGTTCGCCATGCCCGGCGACCCCATCGCCGCGCTGTTCGGCGACCATCAGCCCGGTCCTGAGCTGATCGCCCAGCTGCGCGCGCAGTACCACCTCGACCAGCCGTTCCTAGTGCAGTACTGGTACTACCTCACCGGCATCCTCCGCGGCGATATGGGCACGACCTTCTCCGGCCAGTCCGTGAACGAGGTCCTCGCGCGCACCCTCCCGGTCACGGCGCGCCTTGCCGTCATGTCGATCGCCATCGAGTTCGTGCTGTCGATCGTCATCGGCACGATCTCGGCGCTGCGGAAGGGCAAGCTCTTCGATCACGCGGCGCTGATCGCCGGACTCGTCTTCCTCTCGGTGCCGGTGTTCGTGCTCGGCTTCGTCGCCCAGTACTTCCTGGCCATCAAGCTCGGCTGGTTCAAGCCGACGGTGGGCGCCGACAACGGCTGGAACGGGCTGTGGCTGCCCGCGCTCGTCCTGGGCGTGAGCCTGTTCGCCACGAGCATGCGTCTCATGCGCGGCTCGGTCATCGAGACCCGCAATCAGGACTGGGTGCGCACGGCGTATTCGAAGGGCCTGTCCCGCGGGCGCGTGCTGCCCGTGCACGTGATGCGCAACTCGCTCATTCCGATGATCACGAACTCGGCGACGAACTTCGGCGTCCTGCTGGTCGGTGCCACCGTCACCGAGGCGGTCTTCAACATCCCGGGCGTCGGCAACACGCTGTACCACGCGACGCTCCAACATGAGGGGCCCACGATCGTCTCGTTCGTGACCGTCTTCGTCATCCTGTACGTACTCGTGAACCTGCTCGTGGACCTTCTCTACGGGCTGCTGGACCCGAGGATCCGCTATGTCAAGTGA
- a CDS encoding peptide ABC transporter substrate-binding protein, producing MKRSKIALASATLLTAGILALAGCSGGGGNSGDNGKTNGGGNASSIISVNGSEPQNPLIPTNTNETGGGKILDSIFAGLAYYDADGKLVNDMADSITVDDPSNLTIKLKQGNKFTNGEEVTADSFIKAWQYGAKFSNKQLNQSWFADIEGFSATKDAELTGLKKVDDYTFTVKLNSPVAADWSQRLGYSAFYPLPSVAFDDIKAYGEHPIGNGPYKLASDSAWQHDVKIDLVKNDDYTGGRQVKNGGLTIVFYASQDSAYADLQGGDLDVLDAIPPSAFATFKTDLGDRAVNQPAAIFQSFTIPGNAEHFTGKEGILRKEAISMAINREQITKTIFNGTRTPASDFTSPVINGWSDSIPGSEVLKYDPEKAKQLWAQADAISKWSGKFQIAYNADGGHKEWVDATTNSIKNTLGIDASGKSYVDFATLRADVTDRKIKTAFRTGWQADYPGMYNFLQPLYSTGASSNDSDYSNKDFDALLAKGASSADQDAAIADYQKAQQILFQDLPAIPLWYSNVVGGFAEGVNNVTFGWNSVPLYYEITKG from the coding sequence GTGAAGCGCAGCAAGATCGCCCTCGCGTCCGCCACGCTGCTGACGGCGGGCATCCTTGCCCTCGCCGGCTGCTCGGGCGGCGGCGGAAATTCGGGCGACAACGGGAAAACGAACGGCGGCGGGAATGCGTCGTCGATCATCTCGGTCAACGGCTCGGAGCCCCAGAACCCGCTGATCCCGACGAACACGAACGAGACCGGGGGCGGCAAGATCCTCGACTCGATCTTCGCGGGTCTCGCCTACTACGACGCTGACGGCAAGCTCGTCAACGACATGGCCGACTCGATCACGGTCGACGACCCGTCGAACCTCACGATCAAGCTCAAGCAGGGCAACAAGTTCACGAACGGCGAGGAGGTCACGGCCGACAGCTTCATCAAGGCGTGGCAGTACGGCGCCAAGTTCTCGAACAAGCAGCTGAACCAGTCGTGGTTCGCCGACATCGAAGGCTTCAGCGCCACGAAGGACGCGGAGCTGACCGGCCTGAAGAAGGTCGACGACTACACCTTCACCGTGAAGCTGAACTCGCCGGTCGCAGCCGACTGGTCGCAGCGCCTGGGCTACTCCGCCTTCTACCCGCTGCCGTCGGTCGCCTTCGACGACATCAAGGCGTACGGCGAGCACCCGATCGGCAACGGCCCGTACAAGCTGGCCAGCGACTCGGCGTGGCAGCACGACGTGAAGATCGACCTCGTGAAGAACGACGACTACACCGGCGGCCGCCAGGTGAAGAACGGCGGCCTGACGATCGTCTTCTACGCCTCGCAGGACTCGGCGTACGCCGATCTGCAGGGTGGCGACCTCGACGTGCTCGATGCCATTCCGCCGTCGGCGTTCGCGACGTTCAAGACCGACCTGGGCGACCGTGCGGTGAACCAGCCGGCCGCGATCTTCCAGTCGTTCACGATCCCCGGCAACGCCGAGCACTTCACCGGCAAGGAGGGCATCCTTCGCAAGGAGGCCATCTCGATGGCCATCAACCGCGAGCAGATCACCAAGACGATCTTCAACGGCACGCGCACGCCTGCCAGCGACTTCACCTCGCCGGTCATCAACGGGTGGTCGGACTCGATCCCCGGCTCCGAGGTCCTGAAGTACGACCCGGAGAAGGCCAAGCAGCTCTGGGCCCAGGCTGACGCCATCTCCAAGTGGAGCGGAAAGTTCCAGATCGCGTACAACGCCGACGGCGGCCACAAGGAGTGGGTCGACGCCACCACGAACTCGATCAAGAACACGCTGGGCATCGACGCCTCGGGCAAGTCGTACGTCGACTTCGCCACGTTGCGCGCCGACGTCACCGACCGCAAGATCAAGACGGCGTTCCGCACCGGTTGGCAGGCCGACTACCCCGGCATGTACAACTTCCTGCAGCCGCTGTACTCGACGGGCGCGAGCTCGAACGACAGCGACTACTCGAACAAGGACTTCGATGCGCTGCTGGCCAAGGGCGCCTCGTCGGCGGACCAGGATGCTGCGATCGCCGACTACCAGAAGGCTCAGCAGATCCTGTTCCAGGACCTGCCGGCCATCCCGCTGTGGTACTCCAACGTCGTCGGTGGTTTCGCCGAGGGTGTGAACAACGTCACCTTCGGGTGGAACTCGGTGCCGCTGTACTACGAGATCACCAAGGGCTGA